The segment AATTCTCCTGCAGGGCATTGGTTGTCTCATTGGAGGCCCCACTGTCACTGATGTTGTCCATGCTGAAGTCATTGGACAGGGTCTCCAGGACGGTGGTATCCTGGGATCTCACCGACAGCTCGTCCAAACCAGAGTCCagttcctcttgagtcaaagagACATTGACTGACCTTGAAAACTGATCCAAGATCCCAGGGTCGTCGTCCTTGACCACGGTGAGGACGGCCCGAGCACTCGTGAACTCACCATCCTCTGCCCACAGTTTGGATAAGGGCCCGCGTTTGGAGGGCTCACTGTACGGCCCTTCCTTTCCCTGGGGAGCTGTGCTGCCCTGGCCCCCTCCTCCAGAAGACTGACTCTCTGGGGCACAGTGGGCTTTCTGCCCCTTGGCTGCTGAGGAGTCTTCCGGAGGTGCCCCGACAGAAGCTGGTCTGGAGATGGTCAGTGTCTTATCTGAGTTGATGGACCCCAGAGGTTTGTAGAAGGGCTTGATGGAGAAGAGCCTGGGTGTACTCTGGCCCCTGGCCACGGTCTGCCTGGAATTCTCCATCTGCTGGAACTGTTTGCGCGCCGCGGAGAAGTCTATCTGCTCCGTGACGACGTCCTCCTTCGGCTGGTCGGTCACACTGGGCCGGTCCCGTGAGGAGGCGGGGGCCGTGCAGAGCTGCGGTGGGGGCTGCTGCTGATGTTGCATCAGCAGTTGCTCCTGCTGCGCCCTCCTCTCCTTGCGCTCCTTGTACTTTTTGTGCGACTCCAGATGTTCCTCATCCAGTTGCTCCTCGATGGTCTTCTCCTGAGGAGGGTTCCACCATTTTGCGGCAATGCCGGGGTTCTTCTTCACGGCCTGACTCCGGATGAGTTCCCGCCTCTCCTTTTCCAGCTCCAGCATCTCTTCCGAAGGCCTCACTTTCCTGACGCGGTACTGTTCTTTCTCACTCTCGTCGTCCTCGAAGAGCTTGGAGGGCTTCTTGTCCTCATGGAAGGCACGCAGCTCGAACTTGGCTTCCTTCTTGAGCGTGGTGAGCGTCATCTCCCCGTCCCGGGAGGAGCACCGTGAGCTGGTGGAGGAGCTGGGGCTCACGGGCACCTGCAGGCTGTCCCCCAGTACGTCTCGGGGCTGCTCAGGGGGGTGGCCGTTGGCTCTTCTGCCCTCGGCCATGGTGTCAGAGTCGCTTTGATGGAGCTCAAGGTGGGGAGGAGCCTGTCTGCCAGCTGCCCTCTCGGTGGCTTCCGGCTGGACAGCCGCGGGGGCGGGCGGGCTTGGGCTTCCCGCCAAGATGGCTGCTCCAGGCTCCGGGGAGGATGTGCCGTTGTAGGTTCCGTCCACAACAGAATCACAGCAGTTGGCCTCCAGCACCTCGTCTAGATACCGGATCTCTCTGGCCACGTCATTATCCAGAGATTCGTGGTGATCAGCAAGGAGGCCATTGTGGGGGGTTGAGTAGAAAGGGGAGGGGTGGTCCATGGAATGTGGAGTCGAGGTGATTCCGGGAACACTCTTACATTCTGCAACAGAGACCTCAATTTCCATGTTTTTGTGATCTGGGGGAAGAGAGCTGGTGATAGACTCCAGGGATTTGGCACTACAGTTGTCTCTCTCGTGTTTTAGCCGGGTATCATCCTCAGAAAGCTCGGGAGGCTTCtggaataaagagaaaacagaaatcagGGTTAGCGACCTCATTGCTTATGGATGTGAACCTGAGACATGAGCTGATAATAAACTGGAAGGAAAACGTAACAACAATGGCAGAATCTTTTGAATAGAGGTTTCTCTTCTAAAAAGACCTTCATATATTCATTTTGTTACAGTAACAAGTACCTAAACTTTCTTAATTTTACAGATTCCATTTTGCTTACCTGGTGTCAAGAAATTTTTCACTAAATGCTAGTtccatttttacatttaaaagtaaATTGGGATTTGGATCATCTGATGACATTGCTCAAATAATTTCTGAAGTGGAAGAGATTAAGTATCAATCATATGagaacttttcaaaatatttcatggCAGATTTCTGCAGAAATGTTAATAGAACTATTTGTAACGTCCCCAAATATAAAGAAGAAGGCCCTTTTGCAGGAACCAATCTTGAAAACATGATTCTCTGCCAGATGTAATGCAATTTTTCTGTAGACAGGAAACTTTGAGgaaaatttttccaaaataaaatactggAAAACAGTAAATCTCTTCAACGGCCCCTTGAGAGCTACAGTATCCCACTGCATGGCTGTAATTGACCATGTGCATTATAAACACAGGACCAAAGCCACTGACTCACACAGTTCTGTTCCCTGGAACAACATCAAAACAATGCTCCTTAGTTAAGGAGTGAATGTTGCTTTGAAAAGCTAGACAACAGCACCTCCCATCTAGTTCCTAAAATGCCTTATATGTGACAGCTCCAATTTTGTGGTTAAATAATAAAACTGtaccttttttaatgtttttaaatgcatcatatttttcattagttatctattgcatGTCAGTTTATTTGGCATTAGTTAAGATTAATTTTCAAACTCTAGGATGATTTGTTTTTCATACCAAAGGTCTCTGGTTTATCTCAGAAAATTCAGCGGTAAGTTGTGAGCTTAATCTGAGTTCCCCTCAAGTATTTCACTAATACTTTTGTCAGCTCTGTTTCATGTCTTAGGTCTAGAGGGTACCTTGTATTATTGATATAATACAGTGCAAATTGCAATGTTgtataattttcctttatttaaacattattaaagACTTAGAACATACTATTAAAACACCACCTAGGATAATCCTCAGGGGATTAATTTCAAAATTCTTTCAAGAAAAGTCAATGATTATGGATCTGTTCATAATATCTAGAAAAACATGGAAGTTCATGCTATGTGCTCTGCCTTGCTGTCAGAATATTGAGAAACTCTCATGGTCAA is part of the Cervus elaphus chromosome 16, mCerEla1.1, whole genome shotgun sequence genome and harbors:
- the PALM2AKAP2 gene encoding A-kinase anchor protein 2 isoform X6; this encodes MEIEVSVAECKSVPGITSTPHSMDHPSPFYSTPHNGLLADHHESLDNDVAREIRYLDEVLEANCCDSVVDGTYNGTSSPEPGAAILAGSPSPPAPAAVQPEATERAAGRQAPPHLELHQSDSDTMAEGRRANGHPPEQPRDVLGDSLQVPVSPSSSTSSRCSSRDGEMTLTTLKKEAKFELRAFHEDKKPSKLFEDDESEKEQYRVRKVRPSEEMLELEKERRELIRSQAVKKNPGIAAKWWNPPQEKTIEEQLDEEHLESHKKYKERKERRAQQEQLLMQHQQQPPPQLCTAPASSRDRPSVTDQPKEDVVTEQIDFSAARKQFQQMENSRQTVARGQSTPRLFSIKPFYKPLGSINSDKTLTISRPASVGAPPEDSSAAKGQKAHCAPESQSSGGGGQGSTAPQGKEGPYSEPSKRGPLSKLWAEDGEFTSARAVLTVVKDDDPGILDQFSRSVNVSLTQEELDSGLDELSVRSQDTTVLETLSNDFSMDNISDSGASNETTNALQENSLADFSLPQTPQTDNPSEGRGEGVSKSFSDQGFYSPLSTLGDSPSVDDPLEYQAGLLVQNAIQQAIAEQVDRAGSETTKGGAEQQGPQASQEKAGPRAPSSEKPQSMFEPPQVSSPVQEKRDVLPKILSTEDRALRERGPSQPLPAVQPSGPINMEETRPEGSYFSKYSEAAELRSTASLLATQESDVMVGPFKLRSRKQRTLSMIEEEIRAAQEREEELKRQRQVLQITQSPKAKNAPSLPSRTSCYKTAPGKIEKVKPPPSPTPEGPSLQPDLAPEEAAGSQRPKNLMQTLMEDYETHKSKRRERMDDSSVLEATRVNRRKSALALRWEAGIYANQEEEDNE
- the PALM2AKAP2 gene encoding A-kinase anchor protein 2 isoform X5; amino-acid sequence: MAEAELHKERLQAIAEKRKRQTEIEGKRQELDEQILLLQHSKSKVLREKWLLQGIPAGTAEEEEARRRQSEEDEFRVKQLEDNIQRLEQEIQALESEESLISAKEQIILEKLKETEKSFKDFQKSFSSADGDAVNHISSQLPDLPIVCSRTAEPSPEQDRTSRAAGVGWESVLLTQDEITSEAIASSSADMTVKKPPELSEDDTRLKHERDNCSAKSLESITSSLPPDHKNMEIEVSVAECKSVPGITSTPHSMDHPSPFYSTPHNGLLADHHESLDNDVAREIRYLDEVLEANCCDSVVDGTYNGTSSPEPGAAILAGSPSPPAPAAVQPEATERAAGRQAPPHLELHQSDSDTMAEGRRANGHPPEQPRDVLGDSLQVPVSPSSSTSSRCSSRDGEMTLTTLKKEAKFELRAFHEDKKPSKLFEDDESEKEQYRVRKVRPSEEMLELEKERRELIRSQAVKKNPGIAAKWWNPPQEKTIEEQLDEEHLESHKKYKERKERRAQQEQLLMQHQQQPPPQLCTAPASSRDRPSVTDQPKEDVVTEQIDFSAARKQFQQMENSRQTVARGQSTPRLFSIKPFYKPLGSINSDKTLTISRPASVGAPPEDSSAAKGQKAHCAPESQSSGGGGQGSTAPQGKEGPYSEPSKRGPLSKLWAEDGEFTSARAVLTVVKDDDPGILDQFSRSVNVSLTQEELDSGLDELSVRSQDTTVLETLSNDFSMDNISDSGASNETTNALQENSLADFSLPQTPQTDNPSEGRGEGVSKSFSDQGFYSPLSTLGDSPSVDDPLEYQAGLLVQNAIQQAIAEQVDRAGSETTKGGAEQQGPQASQEKAGPRAPSSEKPQSMFEPPQVSSPVQEKRDVLPKILSTEDRALRERGPSQPLPAVQPSGPINMEETRPEGSYFSKYSEAAELRSTASLLATQESDVMVGPFKLRSRKQRTLSMIEEEIRAAQEREEELKRQRQVLQITQSPKAKNAPSLPSRTSCYKTAPGKIEKVKPPPSPTPEGPSLQPDLAPEEAAGSQRPKNLMQTLMEDYETHKSKRRERMDDSSVLEATRVNRRKSALALRWEAGIYANQEEEDNE